Proteins encoded by one window of Arachis ipaensis cultivar K30076 chromosome B04, Araip1.1, whole genome shotgun sequence:
- the LOC107638202 gene encoding uncharacterized protein LOC107638202: protein METESLLPSNPTYYCGIKSYLRRRRYQRGSAGSGGRKTKVIRWLKRRPRKYWRIRRLPKVRWVIRSPLKMLIKLKNAYMNFMLRLAGNIGSLNTHNNIVVFGGKRIPKPRQFSMRFSGDAFEARLIYEISKTLVASHELNPM, encoded by the coding sequence ATGGAAACTGAGTCACTATTGCCATCTAACCCAACTTATTACTGCGGCATCAAGAGCTACTTGAGGAGGCGCCGCTACCAACGCGGCAGCGCTGGCAGCGGGGGAAGGAAAACAAAGGTCATAAGGTGGTTGAAAAGAAGGCCTAGAAAGTATTGGAGGATAAGAAGACTTCCGAAGGTTAGATGGGTAATTAGATCACCTTTGAAGATGTTGATTAAGCTTAAGAATGCTTATATGAACTTCATGTTAAGGTTAGCCGGCAACATAGGATCATTGAACACTCACAATAATATTGTTGTGTTTGGTGGGAAAAGGATCCCAAAGCCTCGTCAATTTTCTATGCGTTTTTCTGGTGATGCTTTTGAGGCAAGGCTTATATATGAAATTTCCAAGACCCTGGTTGCTTCTCATGAATTAAATCCCAtgtaa
- the LOC107638201 gene encoding uncharacterized protein LOC107638201, which yields MENESLLSKPTYGGIKRYMRRRRYHRLDENGGTKTAKTVWLTGPPRPRRRWRIKAIRRLTWVAIRSPLKMWTKIKNAYMNFMLSSMNIDNPFGEKRIPKTHALPKGYSREEFEARLIFEISKALVASNELYTKKSPLLHQNEEMLTDSLHESWLNKWLFYKPAIYHLFCTSYNHWFLSD from the exons atggaaaatgagTCTCTATTGTCTAAGCCAACTTATGGTGGCATCAAGAGGTACATGAGGCGGCGGCGCTACCACCGCCTCGACGAAAACGGCGGAACTAAGACGGCGAAGACAGTTTGGTTGACTGGGCCGCCACGGCCGCGGCGGCGTTGGAGGATCAAGGCAATAAGAAGGCTAACATGGGTGGCTATTAGGTCACCATTGAAGATGTGGACAAAGATCAAGAATGCTTACATGAATTTCATGTTGAGTTCCATGAACATTGATAACCCTTTTGGTGAGAAAAGGATTCCAAAGACTCATGCATTGCCAAAGGGTTATTCACGTGAAGAATTTGAAGCTAGGCTCATTTTTGAGATCTCCAAAGCCTTGGTTGCTTCTAATGAACTATACACCAA AAAAAGTCCCCTTCTGCATCAAAATGAGGAGATGTTGACAGACAGCTTGCATGAATCATGGTTGAACAAGTGGTTGTTCTACAAACCAGCAATTTACCATCTTTTTTGCACCTCATACAACCATTGGTTTCTTTCAGACTAG